The following are encoded in a window of Algiphilus aromaticivorans DG1253 genomic DNA:
- a CDS encoding glutathione S-transferase family protein — translation MSARVHQGSIVEGNAIILHHYWLSPFSEKIRLLLGHCELDWLSVEQPPRLPRPELTPLTGGYRKMPVMQIGADIYCDTHVMVPELMRRGGRPELLPAARADEITELADWVDSRLFMTVITASMGLSAVNALRRDHGYGWGELLRVITDRVRMMRGADVPRIPPKQARAELKEFLDRFSQEMEGAYRFGEVPTLADFSLFHVLGFGHATLRAGFLDAYPRLLEWYARMGAIGHGRYRDISRAEALAVAAENEPAELPVFDGGVPQGLAIGDAVRIAPADYGTTPTEGELVAATAERWTIARDAGELGRLHVHFPRQGFRIATR, via the coding sequence ATGAGCGCTCGAGTCCATCAGGGAAGCATCGTGGAAGGCAACGCAATCATCCTGCATCACTACTGGCTTTCCCCTTTCTCGGAGAAGATCCGGCTGCTGCTTGGCCATTGCGAACTGGATTGGCTCTCCGTCGAGCAGCCGCCGCGGCTGCCGCGCCCCGAGCTGACGCCCCTGACCGGCGGTTATCGCAAGATGCCGGTGATGCAGATCGGCGCCGATATCTATTGCGATACGCACGTCATGGTGCCCGAGTTGATGCGTCGCGGCGGACGGCCCGAGCTGCTTCCGGCAGCGCGCGCCGATGAGATCACCGAGCTGGCCGACTGGGTTGACTCGCGGCTTTTCATGACTGTGATCACCGCCTCCATGGGGCTGTCCGCGGTCAATGCGCTGCGGCGCGACCACGGCTACGGCTGGGGCGAGCTGCTGCGCGTGATCACCGATCGCGTGCGCATGATGCGCGGCGCTGACGTGCCGCGCATTCCGCCCAAGCAGGCGCGTGCCGAACTCAAGGAGTTTCTCGATCGCTTCTCGCAGGAGATGGAAGGCGCATATCGCTTTGGTGAAGTACCCACGCTGGCCGACTTCTCGCTCTTTCATGTGCTGGGCTTCGGGCATGCAACGCTGCGCGCCGGCTTCCTGGATGCCTACCCGCGCCTGCTGGAATGGTACGCCCGCATGGGCGCCATCGGGCATGGCCGCTACCGCGACATCTCGCGCGCCGAGGCGCTGGCCGTGGCCGCGGAGAACGAGCCGGCCGAGCTGCCGGTCTTCGACGGTGGGGTGCCCCAGGGCCTAGCCATCGGCGATGCCGTGCGTATCGCGCCGGCGGATTACGGCACGACCCCTACCGAGGGCGAGCTCGTCGCCGCCACCGCCGAGCGCTGGACCATCGCGCGCGACGCCGGCGAGCTCGGTCGGCTGCATGTGCACTTCCCCCGCCAGGGTTTCCGCATAGCCACGCGCTAA
- a CDS encoding PA0069 family radical SAM protein has translation MTQKTPPRKGRGATDNIGHRFSAFGREAADDGWPGDDPEAPAPRLETVLHPVTSRSIVSRNSSPDVPFENSINPYMGCEHGCIYCYARPSHAYWDYSPGLDFETQLLYKPNAVELLRQHWRRRGYTVSPIALGANTDPYQPVEADLRITRELLECFLEHRHPLTITTKGALIERDLDLLAELAEHNLVGVWISLTSLDAGLKRSLEPRAAGPGTRLRMIRKLRDAGVSVGTLLAPIIPAINDHEIEALVAAAADAGAARAGWILLRLPHEVAPLFRDWLEAHFPDRAAHVMSLVQQSRGGRDNDSDFRHRMSGQGHVAELIAQRFRLACRRNKMAGREAFDLDCSGFRPPLHQGQLSLL, from the coding sequence ATGACGCAGAAGACTCCGCCCCGCAAGGGGCGCGGCGCCACGGACAATATCGGCCACCGCTTCAGCGCCTTCGGGCGCGAGGCTGCCGACGACGGCTGGCCGGGCGACGACCCCGAAGCGCCCGCGCCACGGCTGGAGACGGTCCTGCACCCCGTCACGAGCCGCAGCATCGTTAGCCGCAACAGCTCGCCCGATGTTCCCTTCGAGAACTCCATCAACCCCTACATGGGCTGCGAGCACGGCTGCATCTATTGCTACGCCCGTCCCAGCCACGCCTACTGGGACTACTCGCCCGGGCTCGACTTCGAGACACAGCTGCTCTACAAGCCCAACGCCGTCGAGCTGCTACGTCAGCATTGGCGCCGCCGCGGCTACACGGTCAGCCCCATCGCGCTGGGCGCCAACACCGATCCCTACCAGCCGGTCGAAGCCGATCTGCGCATCACCCGCGAGCTGCTGGAATGCTTTCTCGAGCATCGCCATCCGCTGACGATCACGACCAAGGGCGCACTCATCGAGCGCGACCTCGATCTGCTGGCCGAACTCGCCGAGCATAATCTTGTAGGCGTATGGATCAGCCTGACGAGCCTCGACGCCGGCCTCAAGCGCAGCCTGGAGCCGCGTGCGGCCGGGCCCGGCACGCGGCTACGCATGATCCGCAAACTGCGCGACGCCGGCGTCTCCGTGGGCACGTTGCTGGCGCCGATCATTCCCGCGATCAACGATCACGAGATCGAAGCCCTGGTCGCAGCTGCCGCCGATGCCGGCGCCGCGCGCGCCGGCTGGATCCTTCTGCGCCTGCCGCACGAGGTCGCGCCGCTGTTCCGCGACTGGCTCGAAGCCCACTTTCCCGACCGCGCTGCGCACGTCATGAGCCTCGTGCAGCAAAGCCGCGGCGGACGCGATAACGACAGCGACTTCCGCCACCGCATGAGCGGCCAGGGCCATGTTGCCGAGCTCATCGCGCAACGCTTCCGGCTGGCCTGCCGGCGCAACAAGATGGCCGGGCGTGAAGCTTTCGACCTGGACTGCAGCGGCTTCCGCCCGCCTCTGCACCAAGGACAGCTCAGCCTCTTATAG
- a CDS encoding SDR family oxidoreductase, with protein MSGIYRADLLAGKNAFLAGATSGINLAIARRFAELGAKVFIISRSQDKIDAAVAALGGDAAGQVADVRDYEAVENAVAACEAAHGPIDIVVSGAAGNFLAPAAELSSKGFRTVIDIDLVGSFNVLRAAYPHLRRPGAAALTISALQSFMPARQQVHACAAKAGIDQMMRCLALEWGPQGIRVNSIAPGPIGDTEGMARLTPTPEAQERLTATIPLRRYGESSDIADLAVYLCSEAGRNVTGALMVSDGGQTVGGSAIEMGQ; from the coding sequence ATGAGTGGCATCTACCGCGCAGATCTCCTGGCTGGCAAGAATGCCTTTCTCGCCGGCGCGACCAGCGGCATCAATCTCGCAATCGCGCGGCGTTTCGCGGAGCTGGGCGCAAAGGTCTTCATCATTAGCCGCTCGCAGGACAAGATCGATGCGGCCGTGGCAGCGCTGGGCGGCGATGCAGCCGGCCAGGTCGCCGACGTGCGCGACTACGAGGCGGTCGAAAACGCGGTGGCGGCCTGCGAAGCGGCGCACGGACCTATTGATATCGTCGTATCGGGGGCTGCCGGCAACTTTCTTGCGCCCGCGGCGGAGCTGTCGTCGAAGGGATTTCGCACCGTCATCGATATCGATCTGGTGGGCAGTTTCAACGTGCTCCGCGCGGCTTACCCGCATCTGCGCCGGCCGGGTGCAGCGGCTCTGACCATCTCGGCGCTGCAGTCCTTCATGCCGGCGCGCCAGCAGGTGCACGCCTGCGCCGCCAAGGCGGGGATCGACCAGATGATGCGTTGCCTGGCGCTGGAGTGGGGGCCGCAGGGCATCCGGGTCAACTCCATCGCGCCGGGGCCGATCGGCGATACCGAGGGCATGGCGCGATTGACGCCTACCCCGGAGGCACAGGAGCGGCTGACCGCGACCATCCCCCTGCGGCGTTACGGCGAGAGCAGTGATATCGCCGATCTCGCGGTCTATCTGTGCTCGGAGGCCGGGCGCAACGTTACGGGGGCGCTCATGGTCAGCGACGGCGGTCAGACCGTGGGCGGCAGTGCTATAGAAATGGGCCAGTAG
- a CDS encoding fatty acid desaturase — translation MLERIVSKPTFHRIHALPVLAWQEILLVAGCYGALIGSCYLFLAGALPYGAALVINALAIYAIFTPLHDAAHGSLSRNPAVNDLLGTIAALPLFPGFTAQLYRFLHLEHHRHTGIAHSDPDEVMVSARMPGKLFVWAFIDIYWIAWYARQLKERPLPEVAGAAASAAFFIAWHGLWLASPFALQFILLWLIPQRLGLMLLTYTFAAIQHPEGVRQDQRPLQATRMFRGGWPMRWMTLSQSQHLVHHMFPAVPYYRYNAAWRLAEPELREHEIVWDWPVGPLRHPGEPRSPSSELPLRARVAEVVQVSEAVRAYLLEPAEGSPFPSYSPGAHIDVEVAPGRIRQYSLVSTPRADGRYRIGVKREDHGRGGSLAVHEGFAPGNVINIGVPRNHFPLKTDAASVILVAGGIGITPLLAMADALHAQGTPFRLHACARSRGLLPFGDELLAAPFAEQVRFHLGDDAVMPRLGAADLPAWSAGQHMYLCGPEGFMDHVTELASARGWPADAIHTESFITAASSAATDKPFTVTLARSGKRLEVPAERSLLEVLHAHNYAVPSVCTQGLCGTCACTVLEGEVEHRDAVLSPEERQAGSMTTCVSRAAGEGLLLDL, via the coding sequence GTGCTGGAGCGTATCGTCTCCAAGCCGACTTTCCACAGGATTCACGCCCTGCCCGTCCTGGCCTGGCAGGAGATTCTCCTGGTCGCCGGTTGCTACGGTGCATTGATCGGCAGCTGCTACCTTTTTCTCGCCGGGGCTCTCCCCTACGGCGCTGCGCTGGTGATCAATGCGCTGGCGATCTACGCCATCTTTACGCCTCTGCACGACGCCGCGCACGGCTCGCTGTCCCGGAATCCAGCCGTCAACGACCTGCTCGGCACCATCGCCGCGCTGCCGCTCTTCCCCGGCTTCACGGCGCAGCTGTATCGCTTTCTGCATCTGGAGCACCACCGGCATACCGGCATTGCGCACTCCGACCCGGACGAGGTCATGGTCTCAGCGCGGATGCCCGGGAAGCTTTTCGTCTGGGCCTTCATCGATATCTACTGGATCGCCTGGTATGCGCGCCAGTTGAAGGAGCGCCCGCTGCCGGAGGTCGCCGGAGCTGCCGCCAGCGCCGCCTTCTTCATCGCATGGCATGGGCTCTGGCTGGCCTCCCCCTTCGCCTTGCAGTTCATTCTGTTGTGGCTGATTCCGCAGCGCCTCGGCTTGATGCTGCTCACCTATACCTTCGCTGCGATCCAGCATCCGGAAGGCGTGCGCCAGGACCAGCGCCCGCTCCAGGCGACGCGTATGTTCCGCGGGGGCTGGCCGATGCGCTGGATGACGCTCTCGCAGTCGCAGCACCTCGTACATCACATGTTCCCGGCAGTGCCCTACTATCGCTACAACGCTGCCTGGAGGCTCGCGGAACCGGAGCTTCGCGAGCATGAGATCGTCTGGGATTGGCCCGTCGGGCCGCTGCGTCATCCGGGCGAGCCGCGCTCGCCCTCGTCCGAGCTCCCGCTGAGGGCTCGCGTCGCCGAGGTGGTTCAAGTCTCGGAGGCGGTGCGCGCCTATCTGCTCGAACCGGCGGAGGGATCGCCCTTTCCGTCCTATTCCCCGGGAGCGCATATTGATGTAGAGGTGGCGCCCGGGCGCATACGCCAGTACTCCTTGGTAAGCACGCCGCGAGCGGATGGCCGTTATCGCATAGGCGTGAAGCGGGAAGACCACGGGCGAGGTGGTTCGCTGGCCGTTCACGAGGGGTTTGCGCCCGGGAACGTCATCAATATTGGCGTGCCGCGCAACCACTTCCCTCTGAAGACAGATGCCGCCAGCGTCATTCTCGTGGCGGGGGGTATCGGTATTACCCCCCTGCTGGCAATGGCTGATGCGCTTCATGCGCAAGGCACGCCATTCAGACTGCATGCCTGTGCCCGGAGCCGCGGTTTGCTGCCTTTCGGCGATGAACTGCTCGCGGCGCCCTTTGCCGAGCAGGTACGTTTTCACCTCGGTGACGATGCGGTCATGCCGCGCCTTGGTGCTGCGGATCTTCCCGCGTGGAGCGCCGGGCAGCACATGTATCTGTGCGGGCCGGAGGGCTTCATGGATCACGTCACCGAGCTCGCCTCGGCGCGGGGCTGGCCCGCGGACGCGATCCATACGGAAAGCTTTATTACGGCTGCCTCTTCTGCTGCTACAGACAAGCCCTTCACCGTGACGCTCGCGCGTTCGGGGAAACGCCTCGAAGTGCCGGCCGAACGTTCCCTCCTGGAAGTGCTGCATGCGCATAACTACGCAGTGCCCTCGGTGTGTACTCAGGGCTTGTGCGGAACGTGTGCCTGCACGGTGCTCGAGGGCGAGGTGGAGCATCGCGATGCTGTGCTCAGCCCTGAGGAGCGGCAGGCCGGGAGCATGACGACCTGCGTCTCCCGCGCAGCCGGGGAAGGCTTGCTGCTGGATCTCTGA